From one Terriglobia bacterium genomic stretch:
- a CDS encoding malate synthase, with amino-acid sequence MSRGADARPGDTGAPGGAPGLELRAGVQREYPDVFTPDALSAFAALAGFDSDRRALMDARTRRRAERARNRERIGFLDPESAIPRTRIRVRDAREGNFSGGEIPPDLRRQWIQGTGPAAKPNETLEKSIRNVAYALLSGADGWMFDGEDALGQISTMSLDNQRNLKLAIGSSPLFLQVAAEVAEEMNAWARGFFGRPIIEDWRKQLEFTTRIFRARGLHLDDRHVRWSDGRGFSASIVDAVLYVVHNQGTLRGSGASVVLYLPKIQTAEEAALWSDILSALEAHLGLGRGTVKVYVLVEQLEASFQLMEIRAALGPHFVGFNTGRWDYINSVSDAMAWDPDFQNPNIDAVTMTYGYMRNYEDRVRRAVNTPDREERFALWQGGMEPNIPVGSGAGVDSGMRKAVAGAAREQREGASGKWVAHWKMVHIVRPVWESIGEDNQLGRPFPRLTYTGADAAGLTSLEPAPRTVRGARDLLNVALQYGNAFGQGFQAAALKPADFFGNDDVLYLMEDMATGEIRLSILWEWLHKRARMTEADSETGTTAGDPFTAELFLKLLVSEYAKLRVAGNRDVHDNSKSTTLPIAREIVERYVRSDVKAPWYIDLLNINLNNHDLDEAKRRITLYMDAYSGNGTRITENLDFVATRDGERGGHSG; translated from the coding sequence TTGAGTCGTGGCGCGGACGCGAGACCTGGGGATACCGGCGCGCCCGGCGGCGCCCCCGGCCTCGAGCTTCGTGCCGGCGTCCAGCGAGAGTACCCGGACGTCTTCACCCCTGACGCGTTGTCGGCTTTCGCCGCTCTGGCGGGATTCGATTCGGATCGCAGAGCGCTTATGGACGCTCGCACCCGGAGGAGAGCGGAGCGGGCGCGAAACAGGGAGAGGATCGGATTCCTCGACCCTGAATCCGCGATTCCGCGAACGCGGATCAGGGTCCGTGACGCCAGGGAGGGGAACTTCTCGGGCGGCGAGATTCCTCCCGATCTGAGGCGTCAGTGGATCCAGGGGACGGGTCCCGCGGCGAAGCCGAACGAGACTCTCGAGAAGAGCATCCGCAACGTCGCCTACGCCCTGCTGTCCGGCGCCGACGGGTGGATGTTCGATGGCGAGGACGCGCTCGGTCAGATCTCGACGATGTCGCTCGACAACCAGCGGAACCTCAAGCTGGCGATCGGATCGAGCCCGCTCTTCCTGCAGGTTGCGGCCGAGGTGGCCGAGGAGATGAACGCCTGGGCGAGGGGCTTCTTCGGGCGTCCGATCATCGAGGACTGGAGGAAGCAGCTCGAGTTCACGACGCGGATCTTTCGGGCCCGGGGGCTCCACCTGGACGACCGTCACGTGCGGTGGAGCGACGGCAGGGGGTTCTCGGCATCGATCGTCGATGCCGTCCTGTACGTCGTGCACAACCAGGGAACCCTTCGCGGCTCCGGCGCCTCCGTGGTCCTGTACCTCCCCAAGATCCAGACGGCCGAGGAAGCCGCGTTGTGGAGCGACATCCTCTCCGCGCTCGAAGCGCACCTCGGCCTGGGCCGAGGCACCGTCAAGGTCTACGTGCTCGTCGAGCAGCTCGAGGCCAGCTTCCAGCTCATGGAGATCCGCGCGGCTCTCGGCCCGCACTTCGTCGGCTTCAATACCGGCCGCTGGGACTACATCAACAGCGTTTCCGATGCGATGGCGTGGGACCCCGATTTCCAGAACCCCAACATCGACGCCGTCACGATGACCTACGGGTACATGAGGAATTACGAGGACCGCGTCCGCCGCGCCGTGAACACGCCCGACCGGGAGGAGAGGTTCGCGCTGTGGCAGGGGGGGATGGAGCCCAACATCCCCGTCGGCTCGGGTGCCGGTGTGGACAGCGGGATGCGGAAGGCCGTCGCGGGCGCCGCGCGGGAACAGCGCGAGGGCGCGAGCGGGAAATGGGTCGCGCACTGGAAGATGGTGCACATCGTGCGCCCCGTTTGGGAGAGCATCGGAGAGGACAACCAGCTCGGCCGTCCGTTCCCCCGCCTCACCTACACCGGGGCCGATGCGGCCGGCCTGACGTCGCTCGAGCCCGCGCCCCGAACCGTCCGAGGGGCGCGCGACCTGCTGAACGTCGCGCTGCAGTACGGCAACGCGTTCGGACAGGGGTTTCAAGCGGCCGCGCTCAAGCCCGCCGACTTCTTCGGGAACGACGACGTCCTCTACCTGATGGAGGACATGGCGACGGGCGAGATCCGCCTGAGCATCCTCTGGGAGTGGCTGCACAAGCGCGCCCGCATGACCGAGGCCGATTCCGAGACCGGGACGACGGCCGGCGATCCGTTCACCGCGGAGCTCTTCCTCAAGCTGCTCGTCTCCGAGTACGCGAAGCTCCGCGTCGCGGGCAACCGGGACGTTCACGACAACTCCAAGAGCACCACGCTGCCGATCGCACGCGAGATCGTCGAAAGGTACGTGCGGAGCGACGTCAAGGCACCGTGGTACATCGACCTCCTCAACATCAACCTGAACAACCACGATCTCGACGAGGCGAAACGACGGATCACCCTGTACATGGACGCGTACTCCGGGAACGGCACGCGGATCACGGAGAACCTGGACTTCGTCGCAACGCGGGACGGGGAGAGAGGCGGGCATTCCGGATGA
- a CDS encoding ATP-binding protein codes for MGQIIKRLLALPDLTRHSVFLWGPRRTGKTFWIRQHLAGSPLIDLLETDVFADYASRPALLRERFSAPGAAKGRGPIVIDEVQKLPVLLDEVHWLIENRKLTFLLTGSSARKLRRGHANLLGGRARRREMRPLCFPEIDRLDLERIVSSGLLPPHFLSEDPSDDIRSYVNDYLKEEIVSEGVAVSLPAFTDFLRVAAITSSELLNYTNVAREVGVSAKVVRGYFDLLEDTMLSFRVAPWTKSPNRRMIQTPKFYLFDVGIANHLARRRPAPGTPEFGKSVEHLVLMELQAFRSYRSPDLDIRYWRTSTGQEVDFVLNDMEVAIEVKASARVADAALKPLAALGDDGRVRRRIVVCLERQPREVGDRHGRVRLLPIREFLEELWAGRIVSPA; via the coding sequence GTGGGTCAAATTATCAAGAGACTGCTCGCGCTCCCCGATCTCACCCGACACTCGGTCTTCCTGTGGGGACCGCGCAGGACGGGGAAGACGTTCTGGATCCGACAGCACCTCGCCGGCTCGCCGTTGATCGACCTCCTCGAGACCGACGTGTTCGCCGACTACGCCAGTCGGCCGGCGCTACTCCGGGAGCGATTCTCCGCGCCGGGGGCCGCGAAAGGACGGGGCCCGATCGTCATCGACGAGGTTCAAAAGCTCCCCGTCCTGCTCGACGAGGTTCACTGGCTGATCGAGAACCGGAAGCTCACGTTCCTTCTGACGGGTTCGAGCGCGCGGAAGCTGCGGCGGGGCCACGCCAACCTGCTCGGGGGTCGCGCCCGTCGCCGGGAGATGAGGCCGCTGTGCTTCCCGGAGATCGATCGCCTCGACCTCGAGCGGATCGTCTCGAGCGGGCTTCTTCCGCCGCACTTCCTCTCGGAGGATCCGTCGGACGACATCCGGTCGTACGTCAACGACTACCTCAAGGAGGAGATCGTCTCGGAGGGCGTCGCGGTCAGCCTTCCGGCCTTCACCGATTTCCTGCGCGTCGCCGCGATCACGAGCAGCGAGCTGCTCAACTACACGAACGTGGCGCGCGAGGTCGGCGTGTCCGCCAAGGTCGTCCGCGGCTACTTCGACCTTCTCGAGGACACGATGCTGAGCTTCCGAGTCGCGCCCTGGACGAAGAGCCCGAACCGCCGGATGATCCAGACGCCGAAGTTCTACCTGTTCGACGTCGGGATCGCGAACCACCTGGCCCGCCGGCGGCCGGCGCCCGGGACGCCGGAGTTCGGGAAGAGCGTCGAGCACCTCGTGCTGATGGAGCTGCAGGCCTTCCGCTCCTATCGAAGCCCGGATCTCGATATTCGCTACTGGCGCACGAGCACCGGGCAAGAGGTCGACTTCGTGCTGAACGACATGGAGGTCGCGATCGAGGTCAAGGCGTCCGCCCGCGTCGCGGACGCCGCGCTCAAGCCCCTGGCCGCTCTCGGCGACGACGGCAGGGTGCGGCGGCGAATCGTGGTGTGCCTCGAGCGCCAGCCTCGTGAGGTCGGCGACCGTCACGGCCGGGTCAGGCTTCTTCCGATCCGAGAGTTCCTCGAGGAGCTGTGGGCCGGAAGGATCGTCTCGCCCGCGTAG